A window of the Cryptosporangium phraense genome harbors these coding sequences:
- the fliR gene encoding flagellar biosynthetic protein FliR: MTWQFDATLVVTMLLATVRASAWLIVTPPFANPMVSPRIKALLALAIALAVTPRLHDQAPPLEWAALVSSAAQQVVVGAGLGFITSLYFTAFQMAGDLLDMFGGFQVAMQYDPMANTQTAVFGRFYNLLAVTLLFATDGHALVIRGFTASYDAIPLTGLLSLSRLGEVLTTGIGEMFLASLQIAGPLIAVLFCADVALGLLTRVAPALNAFSLGFPAKILLTVMLAGIAIGILPEMVGEVVDRAVEAVMAVVRT; this comes from the coding sequence GTGACTTGGCAGTTCGACGCGACGCTCGTCGTCACGATGCTGCTCGCGACCGTGCGGGCGTCGGCGTGGCTGATCGTCACGCCGCCGTTCGCGAACCCGATGGTGTCGCCGCGGATCAAGGCGCTCCTGGCGCTGGCGATCGCGCTCGCGGTGACGCCCCGCCTGCACGATCAGGCGCCGCCGCTGGAGTGGGCCGCGCTGGTCAGCAGCGCCGCCCAGCAGGTGGTCGTCGGCGCCGGGCTGGGCTTCATCACGTCGCTCTACTTCACCGCGTTCCAGATGGCCGGCGATCTGCTGGACATGTTCGGCGGCTTCCAGGTCGCGATGCAGTACGACCCGATGGCCAACACCCAGACCGCGGTCTTCGGCCGGTTCTACAACCTGCTCGCGGTCACGCTGCTGTTCGCCACCGACGGGCACGCGCTGGTGATCCGCGGCTTCACCGCGTCCTACGACGCGATCCCGCTGACCGGGCTGCTCTCGCTCTCCCGGCTGGGCGAGGTCCTCACCACCGGCATCGGCGAGATGTTCCTGGCCTCGCTGCAGATCGCCGGGCCGCTGATCGCGGTGCTGTTCTGCGCGGACGTCGCGCTCGGCCTGCTGACCCGGGTCGCGCCCGCGCTGAACGCGTTCTCGCTCGGTTTCCCGGCCAAGATCCTGCTCACCGTCATGCTGGCCGGGATCGCGATCGGGATCCTGCCCGAGATGGTCGGCGAGGTCGTCGACCGGGCCGTCGAGGCCGTGATGGCCGTGGTCAGGACGTGA
- a CDS encoding EscU/YscU/HrcU family type III secretion system export apparatus switch protein, translating into MSGEKTEKPTPQKKKQARKEGQIARTPDLGAWVGMLLASMILPIVIRNMMERVRTLLDKAVDLIEHPDPNRGMGLMHDVLMTVLITVAPLALSMLLAGVGAATAQGGMNFATKLLKPKFSKLNPFSGLKKILGPHALWEGIKTIVKSSVLGLVLYYSIKDLIPVLMGGGQIPTEVIISEVVDTVERLIRSAAAAGLVMAAADYAVAKRRIDKQLRMSKQDIKEEHKKTEGDPHIKGAIRARQMAMSRNRMMSDVPKADVIVTNPTHVAVALRYDPLKGAPRVVAKGSGTIADKIRTLGTENRVPMIQDVGLARTLYKACQIGQEIPPELYAAVATVLAFVMSLKAKGAAAGTHKLPPNRRAGLPGDADVP; encoded by the coding sequence GTGTCCGGTGAGAAGACCGAGAAGCCGACACCGCAGAAGAAGAAACAGGCCCGCAAGGAAGGCCAGATCGCCCGCACCCCGGACCTCGGGGCCTGGGTCGGGATGCTGCTCGCCAGCATGATCCTGCCGATCGTCATCCGGAACATGATGGAGCGCGTCCGGACGCTGCTGGACAAGGCCGTCGACCTGATCGAGCACCCCGACCCCAACCGGGGCATGGGCCTGATGCACGACGTGCTGATGACCGTGCTCATCACGGTGGCCCCGCTCGCGCTCAGCATGCTGCTGGCCGGCGTCGGCGCGGCGACCGCGCAGGGCGGCATGAACTTCGCGACGAAGCTGCTCAAGCCGAAGTTCAGCAAGCTGAACCCGTTCTCCGGTCTGAAGAAGATCCTCGGCCCGCACGCGCTGTGGGAGGGCATCAAGACGATCGTCAAGAGCAGCGTGCTCGGCCTGGTGCTCTACTACTCGATCAAGGACCTGATCCCGGTGCTGATGGGCGGCGGCCAGATCCCCACCGAGGTGATCATCAGCGAGGTCGTGGACACCGTCGAGCGGCTGATCCGCTCGGCCGCGGCGGCCGGTCTGGTGATGGCCGCGGCCGACTACGCGGTGGCCAAGCGTCGCATCGACAAGCAGTTGCGGATGAGCAAGCAGGACATCAAGGAAGAGCACAAGAAGACCGAGGGTGACCCGCACATCAAGGGCGCGATCCGGGCCCGGCAGATGGCGATGTCCCGCAACCGGATGATGTCCGACGTCCCGAAGGCCGACGTCATCGTCACCAACCCCACGCACGTCGCGGTCGCGCTGCGGTACGACCCGCTGAAGGGCGCACCGCGGGTGGTGGCCAAGGGCAGCGGGACGATCGCCGACAAGATCCGCACGCTGGGCACCGAGAACCGGGTGCCGATGATCCAGGACGTCGGGCTGGCCCGGACGCTGTACAAGGCCTGCCAGATCGGCCAGGAGATCCCGCCCGAGCTCTACGCGGCGGTGGCGACCGTGCTGGCGTTCGTCATGTCGCTGAAGGCCAAGGGCGCGGCGGCCGGGACGCACAAGCTGCCGCCGAACCGACGCGCGGGTCTACCGGGGGACGCGGACGTCCCTTGA
- a CDS encoding EAL and HDOD domain-containing protein produces the protein MSAEPVADNTWTLYVARQPIVDRDGRLIAYEMLFRDEPGATTASERAAAATSRVLVNTFAEFGLERLVGDKLGFVNLTREFLVGELPLPFAPELAVCEVLETVEVDDEVYAGVAALARDGYAIALDDFVWGTAHDRLLPFATYIKFEVAGVDPDVLTERVAIARQRKRGIKLLAERLESDDDYQFARDLGFDYFQGYLLGRPEVFSAEAITPNRARQLELLGMLTSPDVDLGTLSAVVAADPGLALRVLRATNSASAGQKRRIASIQDAVVILGLERLRQWLAVMIVSDLSQAGEADLSIPMVRGRWLQNVAKQTDLPAEVGFTIGLLSGVADLLRVDAGELADHLPLTEEVAAALAGEEGEFGQVLNAVRVYESGGLGLGRVQSRRLSVAVLARSYLEAVDWSTATSAAIK, from the coding sequence GTGTCTGCCGAGCCGGTAGCCGACAACACCTGGACGCTCTATGTCGCGCGCCAGCCGATCGTCGACCGGGACGGTCGGCTGATCGCCTACGAGATGCTGTTCCGCGACGAGCCGGGCGCGACCACCGCGAGCGAGCGGGCCGCCGCGGCCACCAGCCGGGTCCTGGTCAACACGTTCGCCGAGTTCGGGCTCGAGCGGCTGGTCGGGGACAAACTCGGGTTCGTCAACCTGACCAGGGAGTTCCTGGTCGGCGAGCTGCCGCTGCCGTTCGCGCCGGAGCTCGCCGTCTGCGAGGTGCTGGAGACCGTCGAGGTCGACGACGAGGTGTACGCCGGCGTCGCCGCGCTCGCCCGGGACGGCTACGCGATCGCGCTCGACGACTTCGTCTGGGGCACCGCCCACGACCGGCTGCTCCCGTTCGCCACGTACATCAAGTTCGAGGTCGCCGGCGTCGACCCGGACGTCCTCACCGAGCGGGTGGCGATCGCCAGGCAGCGCAAGCGGGGCATCAAGCTGCTGGCCGAGCGGCTGGAGTCCGACGACGACTACCAGTTCGCCCGCGACCTCGGCTTCGACTACTTCCAGGGCTACCTGCTCGGCCGGCCCGAGGTGTTCTCGGCCGAGGCGATCACGCCCAACCGGGCCCGTCAGCTCGAGCTGCTGGGCATGCTGACCAGCCCGGACGTCGATCTGGGGACGCTGTCGGCGGTGGTCGCGGCCGACCCCGGCCTGGCCCTGCGCGTGCTCCGGGCGACCAACTCGGCCTCGGCCGGGCAGAAGCGCCGGATCGCGTCGATCCAGGACGCGGTGGTGATCCTCGGCCTGGAACGGCTGCGCCAGTGGCTCGCGGTGATGATCGTCAGCGACCTGTCCCAGGCCGGCGAGGCCGACCTGTCGATCCCGATGGTGCGGGGCCGCTGGCTGCAGAACGTCGCCAAGCAGACCGACCTCCCGGCCGAGGTCGGTTTCACGATCGGTCTGCTGTCCGGCGTCGCCGACCTGCTTCGGGTGGACGCCGGAGAGCTGGCCGACCATCTCCCGCTGACCGAGGAGGTGGCGGCCGCGCTGGCCGGCGAGGAGGGCGAGTTCGGCCAGGTGCTCAACGCGGTGCGCGTGTACGAGTCGGGCGGGCTGGGCCTGGGCCGGGTGCAGAGCCGCCGGCTCTCGGTCGCCGTGCTGGCCCGCAGCTACCTCGAGGCCGTCGACTGGTCGACGGCCACGTCAGCCGCGATCAAGTAA